The Thiomicrorhabdus aquaedulcis sequence CACCGCTAAAAATGGCTAAAACCCGTTTTTTTGTCTGTTAATTCATAGGGCTTTTGGTCTTTTAGCAAGGTTATTTTTGCTGGTTGCGTGCTTTGCACATCCTCTGTTTTAATGGTTTGAGTTGTTTTAGTTGCCTGGTTTATTTTGCCAATCACGGTTAAGCGCACGCCTAGGGCTTGGGCTTTTGCGGCTATTTCGTCCCAATATTGGGGGGCTACGCTTAAGCAGAGTTGATAGTCGTCGCCGCCGCTGAGTACCAATGACCAATCGTTGGTGCGTGTAATGTAGGTTTGCATGGCGCTTGAAATGGGCAGTTGGTCAAGATTAATACTGGCTTCTAAAGCGGAATTTTGGGCTTTGGATGAGGCGTTTAAAATGTGACCAAAATCGGCCAATAGGCCATCCGAAACATCAATGGCGGCTGAGGCAAGGCCGTGCAAATTCGCACCCAGAGCCAACTGCGGTTGCGGACGATTAAGCGCGGCAAGTACGGCCGTTTGCTCGGTTTGACTTAGGGCGGCCAACACCGTTTTGTTAAGGGTTTGCAGTGCCAGTTTTAACCCTAATGCGCCCTCGCCCAACACGCCGGTAACGCAGATTAAATCACCCGCATGCGCGCCGGAGCGCAACACGGCTTGACCATTTGGCACCCAGCCTTGCGCGGTCACCGTAATGGTCAGCGGACCTTTGGTGGTGTCTCCACCAATAAGCGGAATATTGTGGTTATGTGCCAAGGCTTTTAGTCCGAGGGCAAATTCACTTAACCAGGCCTGGTCAACGTGTGGCAAGGTGAGCGCCAGTGAATAAAAACCGGCTTTGGCTC is a genomic window containing:
- the thiL gene encoding thiamine-phosphate kinase, producing MSQEFDLIDAYFKPLSQPLGLGDLGIGDDGAVLTVPAHNQLVVVTDTLVAGVHFAEFASAYDIGWKSLAVNLSDLAAMGAKAGFYSLALTLPHVDQAWLSEFALGLKALAHNHNIPLIGGDTTKGPLTITVTAQGWVPNGQAVLRSGAHAGDLICVTGVLGEGALGLKLALQTLNKTVLAALSQTEQTAVLAALNRPQPQLALGANLHGLASAAIDVSDGLLADFGHILNASSKAQNSALEASINLDQLPISSAMQTYITRTNDWSLVLSGGDDYQLCLSVAPQYWDEIAAKAQALGVRLTVIGKINQATKTTQTIKTEDVQSTQPAKITLLKDQKPYELTDKKTGFSHF